In Pseudomonas sp. R76, one genomic interval encodes:
- the rdgB gene encoding RdgB/HAM1 family non-canonical purine NTP pyrophosphatase → MMNLTQLVLASHNAGKLKELQAMLGDSVQLRSIGEFSQVEPEETGLSFVENAILKARNAARISGLPALADDSGLAVDFLGGAPGIYSARYADGKGDAANNAKLLDALKDVPDAQRGAQFVCVLALVRHADDPLPILCEGLWHGRILHAASGEHGFGYDPLFWVPERNVSSAELSPADKNQISHRARAMDLLRQRLSLK, encoded by the coding sequence ATGATGAACCTCACCCAACTCGTACTGGCCAGCCATAACGCCGGCAAACTCAAAGAACTGCAGGCCATGCTCGGTGACTCCGTGCAACTGCGCTCGATTGGCGAGTTCAGCCAGGTCGAGCCGGAAGAAACCGGCCTGTCGTTCGTCGAGAATGCCATTCTCAAGGCGCGCAATGCCGCACGCATTTCCGGCCTGCCGGCGTTGGCGGATGACTCGGGCCTGGCCGTGGATTTCCTCGGCGGCGCCCCTGGCATTTACTCGGCACGCTACGCCGATGGCAAGGGCGACGCGGCCAACAACGCCAAGCTGCTGGACGCGCTCAAGGATGTGCCGGACGCCCAGCGCGGCGCGCAGTTCGTTTGCGTGCTGGCGCTGGTACGGCATGCCGATGACCCGCTGCCGATCCTCTGCGAAGGGTTATGGCACGGGCGCATCCTGCATGCGGCCAGCGGCGAGCATGGTTTCGGCTACGACCCGTTGTTCTGGGTGCCGGAGCGCAATGTCTCCAGTGCCGAACTGAGCCCGGCCGACAAGAACCAGATCAGTCACCGCGCCCGCGCAATGGATTTGCTGCGCCAACGCCTGAGCCTGAAATGA
- the hemW gene encoding radical SAM family heme chaperone HemW — MTQNTSAQPLIHGGAQTPRAALPVLPPLALYIHIPWCVRKCPYCDFNSHTASNVLPEEEYVDALLADLDQDLHAVYGRELSSIFFGGGTPSLFSAAALGRLLKGVEARIPFASDIEITLEANPGTFEQEKFVAYRKLGINRLSIGIQSFQQQKLEALGRIHNGDEAVRAAGMARQAGFDNFNLDLMHGLPDQSLDDALSDLRQAIALKPTHLSWYQLTLEPNTVFWNQPPALPEDDTLWDIQEAGQALLAEHGYAQYEVSAYAQAGRPARHNLNYWSFGDFIGIGAGAHGKLSHPDGRIVRTWKTRAPKDYLNPAKSFQAGSKELTNEELPFEFLMNALRLTDGVDARLYAERTGLDLASLDEGRKEAEQSGLMQVEPSRLAATDRGQLFLNDLLQKFLS, encoded by the coding sequence ATGACCCAGAACACCTCTGCGCAGCCGCTGATCCACGGCGGCGCGCAAACACCTCGGGCGGCCCTGCCTGTTTTGCCGCCCCTGGCGCTGTACATTCACATCCCGTGGTGTGTGCGCAAATGCCCTTATTGCGACTTCAACTCCCACACCGCGAGCAACGTGCTGCCGGAAGAAGAGTACGTGGACGCGCTGCTGGCTGACCTTGATCAAGACCTGCACGCGGTTTATGGCCGTGAACTCAGCTCGATCTTTTTCGGTGGCGGCACGCCGAGCCTGTTCAGCGCCGCTGCGTTGGGCCGCTTGCTCAAGGGTGTGGAAGCACGCATCCCATTTGCCAGCGATATCGAGATCACCCTGGAAGCCAACCCCGGGACCTTCGAGCAAGAGAAGTTCGTGGCGTACCGCAAGCTGGGGATCAATCGCCTGTCCATTGGCATCCAGAGCTTCCAGCAGCAAAAACTTGAGGCCTTGGGCCGCATTCATAACGGCGACGAAGCCGTACGCGCGGCGGGCATGGCACGCCAGGCCGGGTTCGATAACTTCAACCTGGACTTGATGCACGGCTTGCCCGATCAATCCCTGGACGATGCCTTGAGCGACTTGCGCCAAGCCATCGCCCTGAAGCCGACGCACCTGTCCTGGTATCAGCTGACCCTGGAACCCAACACCGTGTTCTGGAACCAGCCGCCCGCGCTGCCGGAAGACGACACGCTGTGGGACATTCAGGAAGCCGGCCAGGCGCTGCTGGCCGAACACGGTTACGCGCAATATGAAGTGTCGGCCTATGCCCAAGCGGGCCGCCCGGCACGGCATAACCTCAATTACTGGAGCTTCGGCGACTTTATCGGCATCGGCGCGGGCGCCCACGGCAAGCTGAGCCACCCGGACGGGCGCATCGTGCGCACGTGGAAGACGCGTGCTCCGAAGGACTACCTCAACCCGGCCAAAAGTTTCCAGGCCGGGTCGAAAGAACTGACCAATGAAGAACTGCCGTTCGAGTTCCTGATGAACGCGTTGCGCCTCACCGACGGTGTCGACGCCAGGCTCTATGCCGAGCGCACCGGCCTCGACCTGGCGAGCCTGGACGAAGGCCGCAAGGAGGCAGAACAAAGTGGCTTAATGCAGGTCGAACCGTCACGCCTGGCGGCGACCGACCGCGGGCAACTCTTTCTCAATGACCTGTTGCAGAAGTTTTTGAGCTGA
- a CDS encoding DUF3392 domain-containing protein: MDLVLDLLATVSRWSRSNLSEISLALVGCLLVLFGADIKGWIEARLGSIAGALRVPLMALVCMIGSGAALIYATPWIVRGLSQFNNYSLAPVLVVVLVLIGVVADRR; this comes from the coding sequence ATGGATTTGGTACTCGACCTGCTCGCCACCGTATCCCGCTGGAGCCGTAGCAACCTGTCGGAAATCTCCCTGGCACTTGTCGGCTGCTTGCTGGTGCTGTTCGGCGCCGATATCAAAGGCTGGATCGAAGCCCGCCTGGGCAGCATCGCCGGGGCGTTGCGCGTACCGTTGATGGCGCTGGTGTGCATGATCGGCAGCGGCGCGGCGCTGATCTACGCCACGCCGTGGATTGTGCGAGGGCTGAGCCAGTTCAATAACTACAGCCTGGCGCCGGTGTTGGTGGTGGTGCTGGTGTTGATTGGCGTAGTCGCCGACCGCCGCTAA
- the trmB gene encoding tRNA (guanosine(46)-N7)-methyltransferase TrmB, producing the protein MTESNETPNTVEEGDESKHRRIKSFVMRAGRMTEGQQKGLEQGTPLFVLPLADTPVDYDQVFGRSAPRSLEIGFGMGHSLLEMAAASPEQDFIGVEVHRPGVGALLNGVLTQGLTNLRVYDCDAIEVLNRCIADNSLDRLMLFFPDPWHKARHHKRRIVQASFAELVRSKLKVGGILHMATDWEPYAEYMLEVMNVAPGYRNLAEDGKCVPRPAERPITKFERRGERLGHGVWDLKFEKVD; encoded by the coding sequence ATGACTGAATCAAACGAAACGCCGAACACCGTGGAAGAAGGCGACGAGTCCAAGCACCGCCGCATCAAGAGTTTTGTGATGCGCGCCGGTCGCATGACCGAAGGCCAGCAAAAGGGCCTGGAACAAGGTACGCCGCTGTTCGTGTTGCCGCTGGCCGATACGCCGGTGGACTACGACCAGGTGTTTGGCCGTTCCGCCCCGCGTTCCCTGGAAATCGGTTTTGGCATGGGCCACTCCCTGCTGGAAATGGCTGCTGCTTCGCCGGAGCAGGATTTCATTGGTGTGGAAGTGCACCGCCCAGGCGTCGGCGCGCTGCTCAATGGCGTGCTGACCCAAGGCCTGACGAACCTGCGCGTCTACGACTGCGACGCGATCGAAGTGCTCAACCGCTGCATCGCCGACAACAGCCTCGACCGCCTGATGCTGTTCTTCCCAGACCCATGGCACAAAGCCCGTCACCACAAGCGCCGTATCGTCCAGGCGTCCTTCGCGGAGCTGGTGCGCAGCAAGCTCAAAGTCGGCGGCATCCTGCACATGGCCACCGACTGGGAACCGTATGCCGAATACATGCTGGAAGTGATGAACGTCGCCCCTGGCTACCGCAACCTGGCCGAAGACGGCAAATGCGTGCCACGCCCGGCTGAGCGTCCGATCACCAAGTTCGAACGCCGCGGCGAGCGGTTGGGGCATGGGGTGTGGGATTTGAAGTTCGAGAAGGTTGACTGA
- a CDS encoding thiazole synthase — MSIVRSDKPFVLAGRTYQSRLLVGTGKYRDMEETRLAIEASGAEIVTFAVRRTNLGQIEGEPNLLEVLSPDRYTFLPNTAGCYDAIEAVRTCRLARELLDGHNLVKLEVLADQKTLFPNVIETLKAAETLVKEGFDVMVYTSDDPIIARQLAEIGCIAVMPLAGLIGSGLGICNPYNLQIILEEAKIPVLVDAGVGTASDATIAMELGCDAVLMNSAIAHAQQPIMMAEAMNHAIVAGRLAYLAGRMPKKLYASASSPLDGLIK; from the coding sequence ATGAGCATCGTTCGTAGCGACAAGCCCTTCGTATTGGCCGGTCGTACCTACCAGTCCCGTTTGCTGGTCGGCACCGGCAAGTACCGCGACATGGAAGAAACCCGCCTGGCCATCGAGGCCTCGGGGGCCGAGATCGTCACCTTTGCCGTACGCCGCACCAACCTTGGCCAGATCGAAGGCGAGCCGAACCTGCTCGAAGTGCTGTCGCCGGATCGCTACACCTTCTTGCCGAACACTGCCGGTTGCTACGACGCCATCGAAGCCGTGCGCACCTGCCGCCTGGCCCGTGAGCTGCTCGACGGCCACAATCTGGTGAAACTGGAAGTGCTGGCCGACCAGAAAACTCTGTTCCCCAACGTGATCGAAACCCTCAAGGCCGCAGAAACGCTGGTCAAGGAAGGCTTCGACGTGATGGTCTACACCAGTGATGACCCGATCATTGCCCGTCAATTGGCGGAAATCGGCTGTATCGCGGTGATGCCGCTGGCTGGTCTGATCGGTTCCGGCCTGGGCATCTGCAACCCGTATAACCTGCAGATCATCCTTGAAGAAGCCAAAATCCCTGTGTTGGTGGACGCCGGTGTCGGTACTGCCTCCGACGCCACTATTGCGATGGAACTGGGCTGCGACGCGGTGCTGATGAACTCGGCCATCGCCCATGCCCAGCAACCGATCATGATGGCCGAAGCCATGAACCACGCCATCGTCGCGGGCCGCCTGGCCTACCTCGCCGGCCGCATGCCGAAAAAACTCTACGCCAGCGCCTCTTCGCCGCTGGATGGTCTGATCAAGTAA
- the thiS gene encoding sulfur carrier protein ThiS: protein MRIQLNGDPFELPDGETVAALLTRLDLTGRRVAVELNLDIVPRSQHADTALTEGDQVEVVHAIGGG from the coding sequence ATGCGCATTCAGTTGAACGGCGACCCCTTTGAACTGCCCGACGGTGAAACCGTTGCGGCCCTGCTGACCCGTCTGGACTTGACCGGGCGTCGCGTCGCAGTGGAACTCAACCTGGATATCGTCCCGCGTAGCCAACATGCCGACACCGCGCTCACCGAAGGTGACCAGGTCGAAGTGGTCCACGCCATCGGCGGCGGCTAG
- a CDS encoding DUF423 domain-containing protein produces the protein MLRSFLMLAAFFGFTGVALGAFAAHGLKNRLSAEYLAIFHTGVTYQLVHALALFGVALLAAHIPGRLVSWAGISFSVGILLFSGSLYALTLTGISKLGIITPFGGLAFLLGWFFLGLTAWRLQVI, from the coding sequence ATGCTGCGTAGCTTTCTGATGCTGGCTGCCTTTTTCGGCTTCACCGGCGTCGCCCTCGGCGCCTTTGCGGCTCATGGCCTGAAAAACCGCCTGAGCGCCGAATACCTGGCGATCTTCCACACCGGCGTGACCTACCAGTTGGTGCACGCCCTGGCGTTGTTCGGCGTGGCGCTGCTGGCGGCGCATATTCCTGGCCGACTGGTCAGCTGGGCGGGCATTTCCTTTTCCGTCGGCATCCTGCTGTTTTCCGGCAGCTTGTATGCGCTGACCCTGACCGGCATCAGCAAGCTCGGCATCATCACGCCGTTTGGTGGGCTGGCGTTCCTGCTCGGCTGGTTCTTTCTGGGGCTCACCGCCTGGCGCCTGCAGGTCATCTGA
- the mtgA gene encoding monofunctional biosynthetic peptidoglycan transglycosylase: protein MLRLLFKRFLKVVKWFAIGSVLLVLLFRVVPPPFTALMVERKVESWVEGEPIDLQRTWVPWDEIADDLKVAVMAGEDQRFPQHWGFDFGAIQAALLHNERGGSIRGASTLSQQVSKNLFLWTGRSYLRKGLEAWFTGLIEIFWPKQRILEVYLNSVEWDEGVFGAEAAARHHFGVSAKGLSRQQASYLAAVLPNPRVWSASHPTAYVARRAAWIRQQMSQLGGDGYLVELNNSRKAPWSD from the coding sequence ATGCTGCGTCTCCTCTTCAAGCGTTTTCTCAAAGTCGTGAAATGGTTTGCCATCGGCAGTGTGCTGCTGGTGCTGCTGTTTCGTGTCGTCCCGCCACCCTTCACCGCGTTGATGGTGGAGCGCAAGGTTGAATCCTGGGTCGAGGGCGAGCCGATTGACCTGCAACGCACGTGGGTGCCGTGGGATGAGATCGCCGATGACCTTAAAGTGGCGGTGATGGCCGGTGAAGACCAGCGCTTCCCGCAGCACTGGGGCTTTGATTTTGGCGCGATTCAGGCGGCATTGCTGCACAACGAGCGCGGCGGCTCGATTCGAGGCGCCAGTACGTTGAGCCAGCAGGTGTCGAAAAACCTGTTCCTGTGGACCGGCCGCAGCTATTTGCGCAAAGGGCTGGAGGCCTGGTTTACCGGGTTGATCGAGATATTTTGGCCCAAGCAGCGGATTCTTGAGGTGTACCTCAACAGCGTTGAATGGGATGAAGGCGTGTTTGGCGCCGAAGCGGCGGCGCGGCATCACTTTGGGGTGAGTGCCAAGGGGCTTTCGCGTCAGCAGGCCAGCTATTTGGCGGCTGTTTTGCCTAATCCGCGGGTGTGGAGTGCCAGCCATCCGACGGCCTATGTGGCTCGCCGGGCTGCGTGGATTCGTCAGCAGATGAGCCAGTTGGGTGGGGATGGTTACCTGGTGGAGCTGAATAATTCCCGAAAGGCCCCGTGGTCCGACTGA
- the rpoH gene encoding RNA polymerase sigma factor RpoH produces MTTSLQPAYALVPGANLEAYVHTVNSIPLLTPEQERELAESLYYEQDLGAARQMVLAHLRFVVHIARSYSGYGLAQADLIQEGNVGLMKAVKRFNPEMGVRLVSFAVHWIKAEIHEFILRNWRIVKVATTKAQRKLFFNLRSQKKRLAWLNNEEVHRVAESLGVEPREVREMESRLTGHDMAFDPAAEADDDSAFQSPANYLEDHRYDPARQLEDADWSDNSNHNLHEALEVLDDRSRDILYQRWLAEEKATLHDLAQKYNVSAERIRQLEKSAMNKLKLSIAA; encoded by the coding sequence ATGACCACTTCTTTGCAACCTGCTTATGCCTTGGTCCCGGGTGCGAACCTGGAAGCCTATGTGCACACGGTTAACAGCATTCCATTGCTGACGCCCGAGCAGGAGCGTGAACTGGCCGAGAGTCTCTACTATGAGCAGGATTTGGGGGCGGCTCGGCAGATGGTGCTCGCCCACCTGCGTTTTGTCGTACATATCGCCCGTAGCTATAGCGGCTACGGTCTGGCCCAGGCCGACCTGATTCAGGAAGGCAATGTTGGCCTGATGAAGGCTGTAAAGCGCTTCAACCCGGAAATGGGTGTGCGCCTGGTGTCGTTTGCTGTGCACTGGATCAAGGCGGAAATTCACGAGTTCATCCTGCGCAACTGGCGCATTGTGAAAGTCGCGACCACCAAGGCTCAGCGCAAGCTGTTCTTCAACCTGCGCAGCCAGAAGAAACGCCTGGCGTGGCTGAACAACGAGGAAGTCCACCGCGTGGCCGAAAGCCTCGGGGTGGAGCCGCGTGAAGTGCGCGAGATGGAAAGCCGCCTGACCGGCCATGACATGGCCTTCGACCCGGCCGCTGAAGCGGACGACGACAGCGCCTTCCAATCGCCGGCCAACTACCTGGAAGACCACCGGTACGACCCGGCGCGTCAACTGGAAGACGCCGACTGGAGCGACAACTCCAATCACAACCTGCACGAAGCGCTGGAAGTGCTGGACGACCGCAGCCGTGACATCCTCTACCAGCGCTGGCTGGCAGAAGAAAAAGCCACGCTGCACGACCTGGCGCAAAAGTACAACGTGTCGGCCGAGCGGATTCGTCAGCTTGAGAAAAGCGCGATGAACAAGCTGAAATTGTCGATCGCTGCTTAA
- the ftsX gene encoding permease-like cell division protein FtsX, protein MSATRSPKVSERVAPKAADPQPQKKKRDEDDGPDFGTLLRAWIESHRASLLDSLRRLGKQPVGSFFTCLVMAVALSLPMGLSLLLNNVERLGGSWQRAAQISLYLNLDASAKDGENLRDDIKNLPGVADAEYISRDQALEEFQQQSGLGEALKELPQNPLPGVVLVTPNEVDKAALEALRQKLAEMPKVQQAQLDLVWVERLAAILKLGDRFVFGLTVLLVSALLLVIGNTIRLHIENRRTEIEVIKLVGGTDSYVRRPFLYMGALYGFGAGILSWGVLAFGLDWLNDAVVGLAGLYGSDFALAGVPVADGLSLLLGAVLLGYIGAWIAVARHLRELAPK, encoded by the coding sequence ATGAGTGCAACACGCAGCCCTAAAGTCTCCGAGCGTGTGGCGCCGAAAGCCGCCGACCCGCAACCGCAGAAGAAAAAACGCGACGAAGACGACGGCCCGGACTTCGGCACGCTGCTGCGCGCCTGGATCGAAAGCCATCGCGCCAGCCTGCTCGACAGCCTGCGCCGCCTGGGCAAGCAGCCGGTCGGCAGCTTTTTCACCTGCCTGGTGATGGCTGTAGCGCTGAGCCTGCCGATGGGTTTGTCGCTGCTGCTTAATAATGTCGAACGCCTGGGCGGTTCCTGGCAGCGCGCGGCACAGATTTCCCTGTACCTGAACCTCGACGCCAGCGCCAAAGACGGCGAAAACTTGCGCGATGACATCAAGAACCTGCCAGGCGTGGCGGATGCCGAGTACATCAGCCGCGACCAGGCGCTTGAGGAGTTCCAGCAGCAATCCGGCCTGGGTGAGGCGCTCAAGGAGCTGCCGCAGAACCCGCTGCCGGGCGTGGTGCTGGTGACGCCGAACGAAGTCGACAAGGCCGCCCTTGAGGCCCTGCGACAAAAACTCGCAGAGATGCCCAAGGTACAACAGGCGCAGCTTGATCTAGTCTGGGTAGAGCGCCTGGCAGCGATTCTGAAGCTGGGCGACCGCTTTGTGTTCGGTCTGACGGTGTTGTTGGTGTCTGCATTACTTTTGGTGATAGGTAATACCATTCGTCTTCATATTGAAAACCGTCGCACCGAGATAGAAGTGATTAAACTGGTCGGCGGCACAGACAGCTATGTGCGTCGTCCCTTTCTGTACATGGGCGCGCTTTATGGCTTCGGTGCCGGGATTTTGTCCTGGGGCGTGCTGGCGTTTGGCCTGGACTGGCTGAACGACGCGGTGGTTGGGCTTGCCGGCTTGTACGGCAGTGATTTCGCCTTGGCTGGCGTGCCGGTTGCCGATGGTCTGTCACTCTTGCTTGGCGCGGTCTTGTTGGGGTATATCGGTGCTTGGATTGCGGTCGCACGGCATTTACGTGAGCTGGCGCCCAAGTAG
- the ftsE gene encoding cell division ATP-binding protein FtsE — protein MIRFEQVGKRYANGHVGLHELSFRVRRGEFLFVTGHSGAGKSTLLRLLLAMERPTTGKLLLAGQDLATISNAQIPFLRRQIGVVFQNHQLLFDRTVFNNIALPLQILGLSKAEIVKRVDSALERVALSDKTDLYPGDLSTGQQQRVGIARAIVHRPALLLADEPTGNLDPRLAAEIMGVFEDINRLGTSVLIASHDLALIARMRHRMLTLQRGRLIGDGEAGV, from the coding sequence ATGATTCGATTCGAACAGGTCGGTAAACGCTACGCCAACGGGCATGTGGGCTTGCATGAGCTGAGCTTTCGAGTGCGTCGCGGCGAATTCTTGTTCGTGACCGGTCACTCGGGCGCGGGCAAAAGTACGTTGTTGCGGCTGCTGCTGGCCATGGAGCGCCCGACCACCGGCAAGTTGCTGTTGGCGGGCCAGGATTTGGCCACTATCAGCAATGCACAGATTCCGTTCCTGCGCCGCCAGATCGGCGTGGTGTTCCAGAACCACCAGTTGCTGTTCGATCGCACGGTGTTCAACAACATTGCCTTGCCGTTGCAGATCCTTGGGCTGTCCAAGGCTGAGATCGTCAAGCGTGTGGATTCGGCCCTGGAGCGTGTGGCGCTGTCGGATAAAACCGATCTGTACCCCGGCGACCTGTCCACCGGCCAGCAACAGCGCGTCGGTATCGCCCGCGCCATCGTCCACCGCCCGGCCTTGCTGCTGGCGGACGAACCTACCGGTAACCTCGACCCGCGTTTGGCGGCCGAGATCATGGGCGTGTTCGAAGACATCAACCGCCTGGGCACCAGCGTGCTGATCGCCAGTCACGACCTGGCGCTGATCGCACGCATGCGCCATCGCATGCTGACGCTGCAACGCGGCCGCCTGATCGGTGACGGGGAGGCTGGCGTATGA
- the ftsY gene encoding signal recognition particle-docking protein FtsY, translating to MFGSNDDKKSPAAAGEKKGLFGWLRKKPQETVVEQPQVQPEPIPEPIVEAEPVAETPAPVILPMAEPVLQPVAEVEPEPEPELTPWLELPVAEEPVALVEDVQAEHVVPPIPVVVEPVAVVVEAPPVIETPAPVVVEPTPAPVVVAAPAVIEPPVVQEPVAAPAETSKTGFFARLKQGLSKTSASIGEGMASLFLGKKVIDDELLEDIETRLLTADVGVEATAVIIQSLTQKVARKQLTDADALYKSLQAELAAMLKPVEAPLVITPKKPFVILVVGVNGAGKTTTIGKLAKKLQSEGKKVMLAAGDTFRAAAVEQLQVWGERNKIPVIAQHTGADSASVIFDAVQAAKARNIDVLIADTAGRLHTKDNLMEELKKVRRVIGKLDADAPHEVLLVLDAGTGQNAISQAKQFNQTVQLTGLALTKLDGTAKGGVIFALAKQFGLPIRYIGVGEGIDDLRTFEAEPFVQALFAERERS from the coding sequence ATGTTTGGTTCCAACGACGACAAGAAGAGCCCAGCTGCGGCTGGCGAGAAAAAAGGCCTGTTCGGATGGCTGCGCAAAAAGCCGCAGGAAACCGTCGTCGAACAGCCGCAGGTTCAGCCTGAACCTATCCCTGAGCCAATTGTAGAAGCCGAGCCGGTTGCTGAAACCCCGGCGCCGGTGATTTTGCCGATGGCTGAACCGGTGTTGCAGCCGGTGGCTGAGGTCGAGCCGGAACCTGAGCCCGAGCTAACGCCATGGCTCGAGCTGCCGGTGGCAGAGGAACCCGTGGCACTGGTTGAAGATGTGCAGGCCGAGCACGTGGTGCCGCCGATTCCGGTCGTGGTTGAGCCCGTGGCCGTTGTGGTTGAAGCCCCGCCCGTCATCGAAACGCCTGCTCCGGTGGTTGTCGAGCCAACGCCTGCGCCAGTCGTGGTTGCCGCTCCTGCCGTGATCGAGCCGCCTGTCGTGCAAGAGCCTGTTGCTGCGCCGGCTGAAACCAGCAAAACCGGCTTCTTCGCCCGCCTCAAGCAAGGCCTGAGCAAAACCAGCGCCAGCATCGGCGAAGGCATGGCCAGCCTGTTCCTGGGCAAGAAAGTCATCGATGACGAATTGCTGGAAGACATCGAAACCCGCCTGCTGACCGCTGATGTGGGCGTTGAAGCCACCGCCGTCATCATTCAGAGCCTGACCCAAAAGGTCGCGCGCAAGCAGCTGACCGATGCGGACGCTCTCTACAAGTCCCTGCAGGCCGAGCTGGCTGCCATGCTCAAGCCCGTCGAGGCGCCGCTGGTAATCACGCCGAAAAAACCGTTTGTGATCCTGGTCGTTGGCGTCAACGGTGCCGGTAAAACCACCACCATCGGCAAGCTGGCGAAAAAGCTGCAGTCGGAAGGCAAGAAAGTCATGCTCGCCGCTGGCGACACCTTCCGCGCGGCTGCCGTGGAGCAGTTGCAGGTCTGGGGTGAGCGTAACAAGATCCCGGTCATCGCCCAGCACACCGGTGCCGACTCCGCCTCGGTGATCTTCGATGCCGTGCAAGCCGCCAAGGCACGTAACATCGACGTATTGATCGCTGATACCGCCGGTCGCCTGCACACCAAAGACAATTTGATGGAAGAGCTGAAGAAAGTCCGCCGCGTGATCGGCAAGCTCGACGCAGACGCGCCGCACGAAGTCTTGCTGGTGCTCGACGCCGGCACCGGCCAGAACGCCATCAGCCAGGCCAAACAATTCAACCAGACGGTGCAACTCACCGGCCTGGCATTGACTAAGCTCGACGGCACGGCCAAGGGCGGCGTGATCTTCGCCCTGGCCAAACAGTTCGGGTTGCCGATTCGCTACATCGGCGTCGGTGAAGGCATCGACGACCTGCGCACCTTTGAAGCCGAACCCTTTGTACAGGCACTCTTTGCCGAGCGGGAGCGTTCATGA
- a CDS encoding M16 family metallopeptidase yields MNALARRAAGLLLSTVCLPLSALAADPQPTHEFTLDNGLKVVVREDHRAPVVVSQVWYKVGSSYETPGQTGLSHALEHMMFKGSAKVGPGEASLILRDLGAEENAFTSDDYTAYYQVLARDRLGVAFELEADRMASLRLPADEFSREIEVIKEERRLRTDDNPMSKAYERFKAMAYPASGYHTPTIGWMADLERMKVEELRHWYQSWYVPNNATLVVVGDVTPDEVKNLAQRYFGPIPKRDVPPAKIPLELAEPGERLLTMHVQTQLPSVILGFNVPGLATAEDKRSVQALRLLSALLDGGYSARISEQLERGEELVSAASTSYDAYTRGDSLFTLTATPNQQKKKTIAQAEAGLWRLLDELKAKPPTTEELERIRAQVIAGVVYQRDSITSQATAIGSLETVGLSWKLMDTELADLQSVTPEDIQKAARTYFTRERLSVAHVLPEETAHE; encoded by the coding sequence ATGAATGCTCTAGCCCGCCGCGCTGCAGGCCTGCTGCTCAGCACAGTTTGTCTGCCCCTTTCAGCTTTGGCTGCCGACCCACAACCCACACACGAATTCACCCTGGATAACGGCCTTAAAGTGGTCGTGCGCGAAGACCATCGCGCGCCGGTGGTGGTTTCCCAGGTCTGGTACAAGGTGGGTTCGAGCTACGAAACCCCGGGCCAGACCGGTTTGTCCCACGCCCTGGAACACATGATGTTCAAGGGCAGCGCCAAGGTCGGCCCCGGCGAAGCCTCGCTGATCCTGCGCGACCTGGGCGCCGAAGAAAATGCGTTCACCAGCGATGACTACACCGCCTACTACCAAGTGCTCGCACGTGACCGCCTGGGCGTCGCCTTTGAGCTGGAAGCCGACCGCATGGCCAGCCTGCGCCTGCCGGCCGACGAGTTCAGCCGCGAGATCGAGGTGATCAAAGAAGAGCGCCGCCTGCGCACCGACGACAACCCGATGTCCAAGGCCTACGAGCGTTTCAAGGCGATGGCCTACCCGGCCAGCGGCTACCACACGCCGACCATCGGCTGGATGGCCGACCTTGAGCGCATGAAAGTCGAAGAGCTGCGCCACTGGTATCAATCCTGGTACGTGCCGAACAACGCCACCCTGGTGGTAGTCGGCGACGTCACCCCGGACGAGGTGAAAAACCTCGCCCAGCGCTACTTCGGCCCGATCCCCAAGCGTGACGTACCGCCAGCGAAGATCCCGCTGGAACTCGCCGAGCCGGGCGAGCGCCTGCTGACCATGCACGTGCAAACCCAACTGCCAAGCGTGATCCTTGGCTTCAACGTGCCCGGCCTGGCCACCGCCGAAGACAAACGCTCGGTACAGGCCTTGCGCCTGCTCTCGGCGCTGCTCGATGGCGGTTACAGCGCGCGTATTTCGGAGCAATTGGAACGCGGTGAAGAGCTGGTCTCCGCCGCCTCCACCAGCTACGACGCCTACACCCGTGGTGACAGCCTGTTCACCCTGACGGCCACACCGAATCAGCAGAAGAAAAAGACCATTGCCCAAGCCGAAGCCGGGCTGTGGCGCCTGCTCGATGAGTTGAAGGCCAAGCCGCCCACTACCGAAGAACTGGAGCGCATCCGCGCCCAGGTGATTGCCGGCGTGGTCTACCAGCGTGATTCCATCACCAGCCAGGCCACGGCCATCGGCTCCCTCGAAACCGTCGGGCTGTCCTGGAAACTGATGGACACCGAACTGGCCGACCTGCAAAGCGTGACCCCGGAAGATATCCAGAAGGCCGCACGTACTTATTTCACCCGCGAACGTTTGAGCGTCGCCCATGTTTTGCCTGAGGAGACCGCTCATGAGTGA